In Thermanaeromonas sp. C210, the following proteins share a genomic window:
- a CDS encoding class II aldolase/adducin family protein, which translates to MFPDPDLELLRKELVNITRRLYQRGLSSGTSGNTSARLPDRPDLVWIKASGRCFGEVEEKDFLLVDLEGNILEGQGRPSKEIRFHLGIYRERPEINAVIHGHSPYATAYATAFGRLPVVTAAAEAGLSRIAVVGYELPGSEELARLVVAAFRDKEVKAAVLMKHGFVTVGPDIRKAYYLADVLEDNARVASLMVQLKAGPE; encoded by the coding sequence TTGTTCCCTGACCCAGATTTGGAGCTCCTCAGAAAAGAACTTGTTAATATAACCCGCCGGTTATACCAACGGGGGCTGTCTTCGGGCACCAGCGGGAATACCAGCGCCCGGCTGCCGGATAGGCCCGACCTCGTTTGGATCAAAGCCAGCGGCCGTTGCTTCGGCGAGGTGGAGGAAAAGGACTTTCTGCTGGTAGACCTGGAGGGAAATATATTGGAGGGCCAGGGCCGCCCGTCCAAGGAGATCAGGTTTCACCTGGGCATTTACCGGGAGCGGCCCGAGATCAACGCCGTGATCCACGGCCACTCTCCTTATGCCACGGCTTACGCCACCGCCTTCGGCCGGTTGCCCGTGGTGACGGCCGCGGCGGAAGCGGGGTTAAGCCGTATCGCCGTAGTGGGTTACGAGCTCCCGGGTTCGGAAGAACTGGCCCGCCTGGTGGTAGCTGCCTTCCGGGATAAGGAAGTTAAGGCGGCGGTGCTTATGAAACACGGCTTTGTCACCGTGGGACCCGATATACGGAAGGCCTATTATCTGGCCGATGTGCTGGAGGATAATGCCCGCGTGGCATCTCTGATGGTCCAGTTGAAGGCCGGGCCGGAGTGA
- a CDS encoding sugar phosphate isomerase/epimerase family protein: MQGSIYEYMKVGIIHFKAFPATVYGTGPILETLRRIAEDDFFTAVEVGWIRDVQTRLEAAQMLKVAHMEVCYATQPAMFSQKLNLNSFDPQERKRAIKQVMNCLKEALDLGATSVRIPAGKDPGPEKREEAKKLLVDSLAQICSYAREMGDPQITLKIFDRDIDKESLIGHFQDALDVARQLRPDFPQFGLLADLSHFPLLREKPEDALPLVKDYLQSFHIGNCVMKDPRHPLYGDLQPRFGVEDGEVGVEDVSAYFRLLAELGLIGREKRPVVSAEVRPLLPGETPELVIANTKRVIREAWALA; the protein is encoded by the coding sequence ATGCAGGGCTCTATCTACGAGTACATGAAGGTGGGTATCATCCATTTTAAGGCCTTTCCCGCTACGGTTTACGGCACGGGACCCATTCTGGAAACCCTGCGGCGGATTGCGGAGGACGACTTTTTTACTGCCGTGGAGGTGGGCTGGATAAGGGATGTCCAAACGCGCTTGGAGGCCGCCCAGATGCTCAAGGTGGCCCATATGGAGGTCTGCTATGCTACCCAGCCGGCCATGTTCAGCCAGAAGCTCAACCTCAATTCCTTTGATCCCCAGGAACGCAAGAGGGCCATTAAACAAGTTATGAATTGTCTTAAGGAAGCCCTGGATTTGGGGGCCACGTCGGTGCGGATTCCTGCCGGTAAGGACCCGGGACCGGAGAAAAGGGAGGAGGCCAAAAAGTTGCTGGTAGATTCCCTGGCCCAGATCTGCTCCTACGCCCGGGAGATGGGGGATCCCCAGATCACCTTGAAAATCTTTGACCGGGATATCGATAAGGAATCCCTCATCGGCCATTTCCAGGACGCCCTGGACGTGGCCCGCCAGCTCCGGCCGGACTTTCCCCAATTCGGCCTCCTGGCCGATCTTTCCCACTTCCCCCTGCTAAGGGAAAAACCGGAGGACGCCCTGCCCCTGGTCAAGGACTATTTGCAGTCTTTTCACATCGGCAACTGTGTTATGAAAGATCCGCGTCATCCCCTGTATGGCGATCTGCAGCCGCGCTTCGGCGTGGAAGACGGCGAGGTTGGCGTAGAGGATGTCAGTGCTTATTTCCGGCTGTTGGCGGAGTTGGGATTGATCGGCCGGGAGAAGCGGCCGGTGGTGAGCGCCGAGGTGCGACCCCTCCTCCCGGGAGAGACCCCGGAATTGGTCATCGCCAATACCAAGCGGGTGATCAGGGAAGCCTGGGCCCTGGCCTAA
- a CDS encoding Tm-1-like ATP-binding domain-containing protein — protein MPVPAIAVIATVDTKEAETRFLRDFIRARGFAAPVLDVSTYLPHGLEAEYPRETISQLGGAAFADLGKLRRDAMMEAMGRGAARVLQDLYRRGELRGVLGIGGNQGTAIASIAMQGLPIGVPKVIVSTVASGNVRPYVKYKDIVMFFSVADLLGGPNTVSRTILSNAAAAVIGMARDGLPLERGQKSVIAVTAFGNTNAAVAAARELLEEKGYEVIAFHASGACGSAMEELIEEGWIQGVLDLTTHELIGEVFGDDIYTPLRPRLEAAGKRGVPQVVAPGGLDYFCFGPPESIPPKYRGRPTHYHNPYNTNVRATAAELERVGRVMAAKLNGARGPVAVLIPLRGWSENGRAGGPLYDPEADAALMRALEENLEAGIGLVKVDAHINDPEFVDTAVRILDEMMAQVKKGQEQG, from the coding sequence ATGCCCGTTCCGGCCATCGCCGTTATAGCCACCGTGGATACCAAGGAAGCGGAAACGCGCTTTTTGCGGGATTTTATCAGGGCCCGGGGGTTTGCCGCTCCTGTACTGGACGTAAGCACCTATCTTCCCCATGGTTTGGAGGCCGAATATCCCCGGGAAACCATAAGCCAGTTGGGCGGGGCGGCCTTTGCCGACCTGGGGAAGCTCCGGCGGGACGCCATGATGGAGGCCATGGGACGGGGAGCCGCCCGCGTCCTCCAGGATCTTTATCGCCGCGGCGAACTCCGGGGAGTGCTGGGCATCGGAGGCAACCAGGGCACGGCTATCGCTTCCATCGCCATGCAGGGCCTGCCCATAGGGGTGCCCAAGGTCATCGTGTCCACCGTGGCCTCCGGCAATGTCCGGCCCTATGTAAAGTACAAAGATATTGTTATGTTTTTCTCGGTAGCCGACCTGCTGGGCGGCCCCAATACCGTTAGCCGCACAATTTTGAGCAATGCGGCGGCGGCGGTCATAGGGATGGCCCGGGACGGGTTGCCCCTTGAGCGGGGGCAAAAATCGGTCATTGCCGTCACGGCCTTCGGCAACACCAACGCCGCCGTCGCCGCGGCCAGGGAGCTCCTGGAAGAAAAGGGCTATGAGGTCATCGCCTTTCATGCCTCGGGGGCCTGCGGTTCGGCCATGGAGGAGCTTATTGAGGAGGGATGGATACAGGGGGTTCTGGACCTGACCACCCATGAGCTCATAGGAGAGGTTTTCGGAGATGACATTTATACGCCCTTAAGGCCCAGGCTGGAAGCGGCGGGCAAAAGGGGCGTTCCCCAGGTGGTGGCGCCCGGGGGCCTGGATTATTTCTGCTTCGGACCGCCGGAGAGCATTCCTCCTAAGTACCGGGGAAGGCCGACCCACTACCATAACCCTTACAACACCAACGTCCGGGCCACGGCCGCTGAACTGGAGCGGGTGGGAAGGGTCATGGCCGCCAAGCTTAACGGGGCCCGGGGACCGGTGGCCGTCCTCATCCCCCTCCGGGGATGGTCGGAGAACGGCAGGGCAGGGGGTCCCCTTTACGATCCGGAAGCGGATGCAGCCCTGATGAGGGCCCTGGAGGAAAACCTGGAGGCCGGCATCGGGCTGGTCAAGGTAGATGCCCATATTAACGATCCGGAGTTTGTGGATACGGCAGTAAGAATTTTGGATGAAATGATGGCTCAGGTGAAGAAAGGGCAAGAACAGGGTTAA
- a CDS encoding zinc-dependent alcohol dehydrogenase, whose amino-acid sequence MEFAIPEKMKALVLFGPNDVRLVEKPVPKPGPGEVLVRVAACGICGTDVKIITKGMPKMPPYGEFTFGHEWAGTVVAVGETVDEFKVGDRVAIEAHKGCGRCENCIDGKYTACLNYGRLDKGHRAAGMTVDGGFAEYAVQHVNSVYKIPDNISFNEATYVTTAGCALYAIDVSGGYIAGDTVLVIGPGPIGLSVVQGARALGAEKIILVGTREDRLAKGRQLGATHTINVREEAAPLEKILALTGGKGAERVFECAGTSESLELAIKSAKKGGVVVLVSFYKEPVTVNLDHAVINQISLLSVRGEGNRNCQRALSLMAQGKIDAKPIMTHAFPLEEFHKALDYFVNRKDGAMKVVINP is encoded by the coding sequence ATGGAATTCGCCATTCCGGAAAAAATGAAAGCCCTGGTATTGTTCGGGCCCAACGACGTACGCCTGGTGGAAAAACCGGTGCCCAAGCCCGGCCCGGGAGAGGTCTTGGTCAGGGTAGCCGCCTGCGGTATATGCGGCACCGATGTCAAGATTATAACTAAAGGAATGCCCAAGATGCCCCCCTACGGCGAGTTCACCTTCGGCCATGAGTGGGCCGGTACGGTGGTGGCCGTCGGGGAGACGGTGGACGAATTTAAGGTAGGGGACCGGGTGGCCATCGAAGCCCACAAGGGGTGCGGGCGGTGTGAGAACTGCATTGACGGCAAATATACCGCCTGTTTGAACTACGGCCGCCTGGATAAAGGCCACAGGGCGGCCGGCATGACGGTGGACGGCGGATTTGCCGAGTATGCTGTGCAGCACGTTAATTCGGTCTATAAAATTCCGGACAATATTTCTTTTAATGAAGCCACTTATGTTACTACCGCCGGGTGTGCCCTGTACGCCATTGATGTGAGCGGGGGATACATTGCCGGGGACACAGTGCTGGTTATCGGGCCCGGCCCCATTGGCCTCTCCGTCGTCCAGGGAGCCCGGGCCCTGGGAGCGGAAAAGATTATCCTGGTGGGAACCCGGGAGGATCGTCTCGCCAAGGGGCGGCAGCTCGGGGCCACCCATACCATCAATGTGCGGGAGGAGGCTGCGCCCCTGGAGAAGATCCTGGCCCTGACGGGGGGTAAGGGAGCCGAGCGGGTTTTTGAATGCGCCGGTACTTCGGAGAGCCTGGAGCTGGCCATAAAGTCGGCCAAAAAAGGCGGGGTGGTGGTGCTGGTTTCCTTCTATAAAGAGCCGGTGACCGTCAACCTGGATCATGCGGTAATAAATCAGATCAGCCTTTTGAGCGTGCGGGGGGAAGGCAACCGCAACTGCCAGCGCGCCCTGTCCCTGATGGCCCAGGGCAAGATCGATGCCAAGCCCATCATGACCCACGCCTTTCCCCTGGAGGAATTCCACAAGGCCCTGGATTATTTTGTAAATCGCAAAGACGGGGCTATGAAGGTGGTGATCAATCCTTAA
- a CDS encoding tripartite tricarboxylate transporter substrate binding protein, whose amino-acid sequence MGKNSRIMFIVVLILAGLLVAGGCGGGQAAQGEGAQEQKIDFPTKPIEMTVLFASGSGADLLARKVAELASKELGQPISVVNRTGAGGAVGYSYVKEQKPDGYSIVWNSNSINTAYHAGNMNFNYTAFSGVAELTTEPVSIAVRADAPWKDINEFVEYAKQNPGKVRIGNSGNGSFTHLVAVALENETGAKFTHVPFGQGGLAISSVLGGQIEASSQLPAEIMSQVKAGQVRILAITGEERLKILPDVPTFQEKGIPLTLSLWRGIAVPAGTPEPVIQKLEEAFRKVTENPEFRQFAEEMGANIEFRGAKEFDEFIAEQDVALANLMEQIGMKKQ is encoded by the coding sequence ATGGGTAAGAATTCCCGGATAATGTTCATAGTGGTCCTGATCCTGGCGGGTTTGTTGGTGGCGGGCGGCTGTGGAGGGGGGCAGGCTGCCCAGGGAGAAGGGGCTCAGGAACAAAAAATAGATTTTCCCACCAAGCCTATAGAAATGACCGTCCTTTTTGCTTCAGGAAGTGGAGCCGACCTTTTGGCCCGTAAAGTGGCGGAGCTGGCCAGTAAAGAGCTGGGGCAGCCTATTAGCGTTGTTAACCGGACCGGTGCCGGCGGCGCCGTAGGATACAGTTATGTAAAGGAACAGAAACCGGACGGTTATTCCATCGTGTGGAACTCCAATTCTATCAATACTGCTTATCATGCGGGGAATATGAATTTCAACTATACTGCCTTCAGTGGGGTGGCCGAACTAACCACCGAACCGGTGAGCATTGCCGTGAGAGCCGATGCACCCTGGAAGGATATAAATGAGTTTGTAGAGTATGCCAAGCAAAACCCCGGTAAAGTACGAATCGGGAATTCGGGCAACGGTAGTTTTACCCACCTGGTAGCGGTGGCCCTGGAAAATGAGACGGGTGCTAAATTCACCCATGTACCCTTTGGTCAGGGAGGATTGGCTATTTCCAGCGTGTTAGGGGGTCAGATCGAAGCCAGCTCCCAGCTGCCGGCAGAGATTATGTCTCAGGTAAAGGCCGGCCAGGTAAGGATCCTGGCTATTACAGGGGAGGAAAGGCTTAAGATTTTACCCGATGTACCGACGTTCCAAGAAAAAGGTATACCCCTTACCCTTTCCTTGTGGCGCGGTATTGCGGTACCGGCTGGTACGCCCGAACCGGTTATTCAAAAGCTGGAGGAAGCCTTCAGGAAGGTTACGGAGAATCCCGAGTTCAGGCAATTTGCCGAGGAGATGGGTGCCAATATCGAGTTCCGCGGAGCCAAGGAATTTGACGAATTCATTGCGGAACAGGATGTTGCACTGGCCAACTTGATGGAACAGATCGGTATGAAAAAGCAGTAG
- a CDS encoding tripartite tricarboxylate transporter TctB family protein yields MAKGAADSLVVAGIGLFFLVYSLQYNLGTLDSPGEGIFPLLVAVAVTAMAGWLLITSLLSKELQQPAATKGEKEGPQGRIITLILVNAAVLWAMKLVGFFTGSFVLVCLCCRLLGVKEWAKAIGIAAGAVLGAYLIFAVWLQVSFPKGLFI; encoded by the coding sequence TTGGCCAAGGGAGCTGCCGACAGCCTGGTGGTAGCGGGTATTGGGCTATTTTTCCTGGTTTACTCTTTGCAGTACAATTTAGGCACCCTGGACTCTCCGGGGGAAGGCATTTTCCCCTTGTTGGTAGCCGTGGCGGTTACGGCCATGGCGGGCTGGCTACTGATTACTAGTTTATTGTCTAAAGAATTACAACAGCCGGCCGCAACCAAGGGGGAAAAGGAAGGCCCCCAAGGCAGGATAATAACCCTGATATTGGTGAATGCCGCAGTGCTTTGGGCCATGAAATTGGTGGGTTTTTTCACCGGAAGCTTTGTCCTGGTATGCCTATGCTGTAGATTGCTGGGAGTCAAGGAGTGGGCTAAAGCCATCGGCATAGCTGCCGGAGCCGTCCTGGGAGCTTATCTGATTTTTGCTGTCTGGCTCCAAGTCTCGTTCCCCAAAGGCCTTTTCATTTGA
- a CDS encoding tripartite tricarboxylate transporter permease yields the protein MSLFSALEIALTPYNLFACFIGVVVGTLTGVLPGLGPAAAMALLLPLTVKMGPTAGLIMLAGIYYGAMYGGSTTSILVNVPGEPASVVTCLEGYKMAKKGRAGAALAVSAIGSFVAGTIGIILLQVFAPPLAKAALAFGPAEFFALTVVGIILLSNLSGKGGIKGFLMIALGVLLSTVGLDPLGGVNRFTFNQALAGTGLSFIAIAAGLFGVGEILWLASRPEEKAEVVARVRLRDLYPTKEEIKRALPPIFRGSFLGFLIGLIPGPSATIASFTSYSLEKSVSKHRREFGDGAIEGVAGPEAANNGASAGAMVPLLSLGIPFSPAIAVLLSGMLLVGVTPGPLFLQEHPQAFWGVIGSMYVGNMMLLVLNLPLVGIWASITRIPSKYLMPVVLLFCIVGAYADNNNIFDVWVMLGAGAAGYLMRKYEYDPAPLLIGLVMGPIMERSLRQALIMGRGDLAIFTASPISLIMYGMALALVIFMAVKKPRVLRAD from the coding sequence ATGTCGCTCTTTTCGGCGTTGGAAATAGCCCTTACCCCCTATAACCTTTTTGCTTGCTTTATAGGGGTAGTGGTGGGAACCTTGACCGGAGTTTTGCCGGGTCTGGGCCCTGCTGCAGCCATGGCCCTCTTATTACCTTTAACGGTAAAAATGGGGCCCACCGCCGGTTTGATCATGTTGGCGGGCATCTACTACGGTGCCATGTACGGCGGTTCCACTACCTCTATACTGGTAAACGTGCCCGGAGAGCCGGCCAGTGTAGTTACTTGTTTAGAAGGATATAAGATGGCTAAAAAAGGCAGGGCCGGTGCAGCCCTGGCCGTCAGCGCTATAGGCTCCTTTGTGGCCGGAACTATCGGAATAATCCTACTGCAGGTCTTCGCTCCTCCCCTGGCTAAGGCAGCCTTGGCCTTCGGGCCGGCGGAGTTCTTCGCCTTGACTGTAGTGGGTATTATTTTGCTTTCCAATCTTTCGGGCAAGGGTGGAATAAAAGGGTTCCTGATGATAGCTCTAGGGGTCCTGCTATCTACTGTGGGGTTGGATCCTCTGGGTGGGGTTAATAGATTTACCTTTAACCAGGCTCTGGCGGGTACCGGCTTAAGTTTTATAGCTATTGCTGCTGGTTTGTTCGGAGTGGGCGAAATCCTGTGGTTGGCCAGCCGGCCGGAGGAGAAAGCAGAGGTCGTGGCCCGTGTGCGCTTGCGGGACCTTTATCCGACGAAGGAAGAAATTAAGAGGGCCTTGCCCCCTATCTTTAGGGGAAGCTTTCTGGGTTTCTTAATAGGCCTAATTCCGGGGCCGAGTGCCACCATTGCCTCTTTTACTTCTTATAGTTTAGAAAAAAGTGTTTCTAAACACCGCCGGGAGTTCGGCGACGGCGCCATCGAAGGCGTAGCGGGCCCGGAAGCGGCCAACAATGGTGCCAGTGCCGGGGCCATGGTACCCTTGCTCTCCCTGGGGATACCTTTCTCCCCGGCCATTGCCGTCCTTTTGAGCGGCATGCTGTTGGTGGGGGTTACCCCCGGGCCCCTGTTCCTGCAGGAACATCCCCAGGCCTTTTGGGGGGTCATCGGCAGCATGTATGTGGGCAATATGATGCTGCTGGTTCTAAACCTGCCCTTGGTGGGGATATGGGCCAGCATAACCCGCATCCCCTCCAAATATTTAATGCCGGTGGTCTTGCTCTTCTGCATTGTAGGGGCCTATGCCGATAATAACAACATTTTTGATGTATGGGTTATGTTAGGCGCGGGAGCAGCGGGATATTTAATGCGAAAATACGAATACGATCCTGCTCCCCTCCTCATCGGCCTGGTAATGGGCCCCATCATGGAACGCTCTCTCCGGCAGGCCCTGATTATGGGCCGCGGCGATCTGGCCATCTTTACGGCGTCGCCCATTTCCCTCATAATGTACGGCATGGCGCTGGCCCTGGTTATTTTCATGGCCGTTAAGAAGCCCAGGGTGCTAAGGGCTGACTGA